In Gimesia panareensis, the genomic window AATCACAATCACTTTTGACATTATCAGCTTCAGTTCCTGTTCTGGTATCGGCTTACTTCTCAGCAGCCTTAGTCGCGGCAGCCGCTTTTTCATCTTCCCGTTTCGACAGTTCGGGATTGACGGGAACGGCAGCCGGGGCATCGCCGCGAATCCATTTAATGGCGCCGATCACGGAGTCCAGAAAAGCGGGATTGGTCCAGGTGGTCGGATTATGGCCCATGTTGTTCACAAAGACCTTACCCTGACCCCAATCTTTCGCCCAGGCCACTGGCACCTGATAGGGTTTTTTGGGATTACACTTTTCCATGTTCAGACTCATCAACACATGCACTTTTTCCGGCTGCCAGTTTTTGTACTGATAAATTTCGTCCTTGACCTGGAATTCCTTCCCAAACGGTTTCATTGCGGGAAAATCGGTATCGTGCACAGTAATGGTGACCGTATTTCCAGCGGTCCAGGGGTGCCCGTTGAACGAACCGCCAATCATATCCCAGTAGGGTTTGTAGGACTTGTAGGTATCCGTGGCGGAATGAAAGCCAATAAAGCCGTGACCTTTCTGCTTCAGCCAGTCATTGAGAAAGTACTGCAGATCTGCTTCCTTAATGGGGAGCATCCCCGTGGTATAGAACATGACAATGTCGTAGTTTTGCAGGTTCTCTTTTGTGAAATCGGCGGCGGCATCCTGTGTGCAGTCGACGGTGAACAGTCCGGAGTCTTTGCCGAGCTGAATCATCGCGACTTCAGCGGGTGCGAGCTGTTCTTTCTGCCGTTTGACGGATCCATGTGTGTAGCCCTTACTTTGAGTCAGCATCAGGATCCGGGTTTTGCCTTCGGCTGCCTGCGTCTGAGCTGAAAAAGTCAGAACAGTGGCCAGTACCAGACAGCAGGCTGTCAAAAATCGTAAACTCATGGTGATCGCTCCCAGTTGAGAATGAATGATACGCGGAATGCTCAGCGCCTATTTTAAGAGATATCGAAACCCGATTGCAAAGCAGCGGGACTACTCGGTCAGTTGCTGGATCCGGATATTGCGAAATTCAACCGGATTCCCTTCCGACTGGAGTCCGAAGAATCCCTCTTTCAGTTCGCTCGGTTTACTGGAGGCAATCGGAGTCCCGTTCAATACCGAAGTCAGTGCACCGTCTTTACAGATCACTTCGATCGCATTCCACTCGCCGATCGGCCTGCGCGCCTTTTCACGCGCTGCGGGGTCGTCGGTCACATCCAGAGTAATCTCCCTGCTGTTTGATTTGATATGCGCCATCTCAGAGTATTTCCCCTGCACTTCCAGACATTTGGGCCAGACG contains:
- a CDS encoding ThuA domain-containing protein, giving the protein MSLRFLTACCLVLATVLTFSAQTQAAEGKTRILMLTQSKGYTHGSVKRQKEQLAPAEVAMIQLGKDSGLFTVDCTQDAAADFTKENLQNYDIVMFYTTGMLPIKEADLQYFLNDWLKQKGHGFIGFHSATDTYKSYKPYWDMIGGSFNGHPWTAGNTVTITVHDTDFPAMKPFGKEFQVKDEIYQYKNWQPEKVHVLMSLNMEKCNPKKPYQVPVAWAKDWGQGKVFVNNMGHNPTTWTNPAFLDSVIGAIKWIRGDAPAAVPVNPELSKREDEKAAAATKAAEK